The Pirellulales bacterium genomic interval TCGAGGAACCGCCGTTGGCCTACGGCGGCGGTGAGATGTACTACGGCGTTCCCAATCCCGATCACGCGGCCATTGCCGAGATGCTGAAGGCGGTCGTGCCGACTTCGCCCGAGGTGCATTACGAACATCGCCTCGTCGTGGGGGAGCCGGCAGCCGAGATCGTGCAGCTTGCCGAGAAAGAAGGGGTCGACCTGATCGTCATGGGCACGCACGGTCGTACGGGCCTGAAACGGATGCTCATGGGAAGCGTGGCGGAGGCCGTGGTGCGGCATGCGCCATGCCCGGTGTTTACCCTCAAAGAATCGATCCCGAAGGCAGCCACTGCCTGAGTCGGCTGTGCTTCGAGAGGGAGAGACGATCGTGTCGAACGCTTGGGAACGTCTGCTTTCGCTGAAGGTCGCGGATCTCGTGCATCGCGACGTCGTGACGGTTGCCGCGCACGATGGCATGACGCACGCGGCCGCGACCTTGCTCGCGCACGAAGTGAGCGGGGCGCCGGTCGTCGACGAGCAAGGGCGACTCGTCGGCATGCTCAGCGCCATCGATTTCGTGCGGCGCGCACATTGTTGCGATGCTCCCCAGATCGCCTCGGCCGGTGGTAACGCCTTGGGGCAGGCAGGCGATGACCGTCCGTATCGCGTGGACGAGTTGCC includes:
- a CDS encoding CBS domain-containing protein, whose amino-acid sequence is MSNAWERLLSLKVADLVHRDVVTVAAHDGMTHAAATLLAHEVSGAPVVDEQGRLVGMLSAIDFVRRAHCCDAPQIASAGGNALGQAGDDRPYRVDELPHDHVSRFMSPGVQTIAASASLLSAAQIMCAEHVHRLPVIDASGRPCGVITSLDLVAALFNAVEEQRPSQQTRLQPSVTPT
- a CDS encoding universal stress protein, yielding MNAKKILFPTDFSTSSDAGLQHATVLARESGATLLIVHVEEPPLAYGGGEMYYGVPNPDHAAIAEMLKAVVPTSPEVHYEHRLVVGEPAAEIVQLAEKEGVDLIVMGTHGRTGLKRMLMGSVAEAVVRHAPCPVFTLKESIPKAATA